Genomic DNA from Synergistota bacterium:
ACGCTCTTGTAGAAGTAGCTCTTGACTTAGCGGAAAGAGCCTTTCTTCACTTTGAAGTTAACTTCGAAAGGGATAAGATCGGAGAGCTTGAAACTGAACTTATAGAGGAATTCTGGCGAGCTTTCGTCTCTAACTCATTTATAACGCTACATATCTCAAAGCGTAGAGGGAAAAACGCACATCATATAGCGGAGGCGATCTTCAAGGGAGTCGGAAGGGCGCTGAGAATGGCTCTCGAGAGAGATGAAGGGATTCCCTCAACGAAAGGAGCGATGAAGGTTTGATAGGAGTGATAGACTACGGAGCTGGAAATTTAAGAAGTCTTGCAAATGCGCTAAAGTTTCTCGAGAAGAAATTCAGGATACTTAACGTACCGGAAACGAAAGGCATATCCGTTTTGATTTTGCCCGGGGTAGGGGCGTTCGGAAGCGCGATGGAAAAGCTAAAGAAGGGAGGTTGGGTTGATCTCATCAAAGAATGGGCTGGAAACAAACCGTTATTGGGGATATGCTTAGGAATGCAGTTATTTTTTGATGAAAGCGAGGAAGAGGGAACGCACGCCGGCTTGGGAATTCTAAAGGGAAATGTTAGGAAACTTCCGGTGAAAGGATTATCGCTCCCTCATATGGGATGGAACGAGGTATCGTTAAAGCGCGAGAGCCCACTGCTTGAGGGTTTTCCCTTTCCCAAATACTTCTATTTCGCGCACTCATATTGCGTTCT
This window encodes:
- the hisH gene encoding imidazole glycerol phosphate synthase subunit HisH, which produces MIGVIDYGAGNLRSLANALKFLEKKFRILNVPETKGISVLILPGVGAFGSAMEKLKKGGWVDLIKEWAGNKPLLGICLGMQLFFDESEEEGTHAGLGILKGNVRKLPVKGLSLPHMGWNEVSLKRESPLLEGFPFPKYFYFAHSYCVLPEESEVIIGETEYGVIFPSIVGRENLLGFQFHPEKSGNWGLRLIEIALKRLEERC